One part of the Actinotignum schaalii genome encodes these proteins:
- the gndA gene encoding NADP-dependent phosphogluconate dehydrogenase, with amino-acid sequence MSIPTPPVGVADIGVTGMAVMGSNLARNLASRGYKVAIHNRTAAKTERVMAEHGSEGEFYPSESMADFVAALARPRVAIIMVKAGKPTDAVIEELADLMEPGDIIVDCGNSLFTDTMRREAEISARGLHFVGTGVSGGEEGALKGPSIMPGGTRESYDRLGPMFEAIAARKNGEPCCTYVGPNGAGHFVKMVHNGIEYADMQLIAEAYDLMRTALGMNAAEIGDVFERWNSTELDSYLIEITAEVLRQRDATTGAALVDMIADAAAQKGTGAWTVQNAAAFGVPATGIAEATFARSLSGDAAERAAGRALPGHTTEVTVEDRERFIEDIRLALYASKMVAYSQGFELIRKGSLENSWGIDLGAMARIWRAGCIIRAAFLDRITEAYTRQPDLPLLLADPYFSSEISGAVEAWRRIVVFAAQRGVPIPAFASSLAYYDGVRAERLPANLIQAQRDYFGAHTYRRLDTEGVFHTVWQDPARPEERWD; translated from the coding sequence ATGTCTATTCCCACCCCGCCCGTTGGCGTTGCAGATATCGGAGTGACCGGGATGGCGGTGATGGGCTCGAACCTGGCCCGCAACCTCGCCAGCCGCGGCTACAAAGTTGCTATCCACAATCGCACCGCCGCGAAAACAGAGCGGGTGATGGCCGAGCACGGCAGCGAAGGGGAGTTCTACCCGAGCGAATCCATGGCGGATTTTGTGGCCGCGCTGGCCCGCCCGCGGGTGGCCATTATTATGGTCAAGGCCGGCAAGCCCACCGATGCGGTGATTGAGGAACTCGCCGATCTCATGGAGCCGGGCGATATTATCGTGGACTGCGGGAATTCACTCTTCACCGATACCATGCGCCGCGAAGCGGAGATTTCCGCGCGCGGGCTGCATTTTGTGGGCACCGGGGTCTCCGGCGGTGAAGAGGGCGCGCTCAAGGGACCCTCGATTATGCCCGGCGGCACCCGCGAATCCTACGATCGCCTGGGCCCCATGTTCGAGGCCATTGCCGCGCGCAAGAACGGCGAACCGTGCTGCACCTACGTGGGCCCCAACGGCGCCGGCCATTTCGTAAAAATGGTGCATAACGGCATCGAATATGCGGATATGCAGCTCATCGCGGAAGCCTATGACCTGATGCGCACCGCCCTGGGCATGAACGCCGCGGAGATTGGCGACGTTTTCGAGCGCTGGAATTCCACCGAACTGGACTCCTACCTCATTGAGATCACCGCCGAGGTGCTGCGCCAACGCGATGCCACCACCGGCGCCGCGCTCGTGGATATGATTGCGGACGCCGCCGCCCAGAAGGGCACCGGGGCCTGGACCGTGCAAAACGCCGCCGCTTTCGGGGTACCCGCCACCGGGATCGCCGAAGCAACCTTCGCGCGCAGCCTGTCCGGGGACGCCGCCGAACGCGCCGCCGGCCGCGCCCTACCCGGGCACACCACCGAGGTCACGGTGGAGGATCGCGAGCGCTTCATCGAGGATATCCGCCTGGCCCTCTACGCCTCCAAGATGGTGGCCTACTCCCAAGGCTTCGAGCTCATCCGTAAGGGTTCCCTGGAGAATTCCTGGGGTATTGACCTGGGCGCGATGGCGCGGATTTGGCGCGCGGGCTGCATTATCCGCGCAGCTTTCCTCGACCGCATTACCGAGGCCTACACCCGCCAGCCCGATCTCCCGCTCCTCCTGGCCGACCCCTATTTCAGCTCCGAGATTTCCGGGGCGGTTGAGGCCTGGCGCCGGATTGTGGTATTCGCCGCGCAGCGCGGGGTGCCGATCCCGGCCTTCGCGTCCTCGCTGGCCTATTACGACGGCGTGCGCGCCGAACGCCTCCCGGCGAATCTCATTCAGGCCCAGCGCGATTATTTCGGGGCGCATACCTATCGCCGCCTCGACACCGAGGGCGTGTTCCACACCGTGTGGCAGGATCCCGCCCGTCCGGAAGAGCGCTGGGATTAG
- a CDS encoding helix-turn-helix domain-containing protein gives MEQVNEYALAVGQQVKKYRAHQGLSCEDLSGKSGVALPVLTRLEAGMGDVNGADVLRLAAALGVGVEAIFGRTLIQDDITFAARPGEKDGAMKKMRDAAFDYFAALRMVTAP, from the coding sequence ATGGAACAGGTAAACGAATATGCCCTGGCGGTAGGTCAGCAGGTTAAAAAATACCGTGCCCACCAGGGGCTTAGCTGTGAAGACTTAAGCGGTAAAAGCGGCGTTGCTCTGCCTGTGCTTACCAGGCTTGAGGCAGGCATGGGAGACGTAAACGGGGCGGATGTTTTGCGCCTAGCGGCTGCGCTGGGCGTTGGGGTTGAGGCTATTTTTGGCCGAACACTGATTCAGGACGATATTACTTTTGCTGCGCGCCCGGGCGAAAAAGACGGCGCCATGAAAAAGATGCGTGATGCGGCCTTCGATTACTTCGCTGCTTTGCGTATGGTGACCGCACCATGA
- a CDS encoding ImmA/IrrE family metallo-endopeptidase: protein MSAETDGAGAALRLREKFGLGTDPISDILELPKLLHVDVLCIAVGGDEHGLTARDEESDSFVFVVNSALPYARFRSTVAHEIGHFVFQEDLTSAKNHGYSGPSETRAHAFARHLLLPLSVTETICAQQSGYPKKAWLNSLVRDYGVSPQIAAFQMSNAGLIGSKELSELRQYSTRKLAEEYGWINQCLAREASVSQSSQRPPVYLQEKAKEAFAQGKVTAEVVAEILGVDVSALGPPPSVVYHVPDISNDDISGLM from the coding sequence ATGAGTGCCGAAACTGATGGGGCTGGCGCGGCGCTCCGTCTCCGGGAAAAATTCGGTTTGGGCACTGATCCGATTAGCGACATTCTTGAGTTGCCGAAACTCCTTCACGTGGATGTTTTGTGTATCGCCGTAGGCGGTGACGAGCACGGTCTCACGGCGAGGGACGAAGAAAGCGACTCTTTTGTTTTTGTTGTTAATAGCGCTCTGCCTTACGCGAGGTTTCGTTCGACAGTTGCTCATGAAATAGGGCATTTTGTCTTTCAAGAAGATCTCACTAGTGCAAAGAATCATGGCTATTCGGGGCCGTCGGAAACTCGCGCCCATGCCTTTGCTCGCCACTTGCTTTTACCGTTATCTGTCACCGAAACAATCTGCGCTCAGCAGTCCGGATATCCGAAGAAGGCGTGGCTCAATAGCCTTGTGCGGGACTACGGTGTCTCGCCTCAAATTGCTGCCTTCCAGATGTCTAACGCTGGGCTGATTGGTTCGAAGGAACTCAGTGAGCTCAGGCAGTACTCCACGAGGAAGCTTGCGGAAGAATACGGGTGGATAAATCAGTGTCTTGCCCGGGAGGCTTCTGTTTCTCAATCTTCGCAAAGACCTCCGGTGTATTTACAAGAAAAAGCTAAGGAGGCGTTCGCGCAAGGAAAAGTTACCGCTGAAGTGGTAGCTGAGATTCTAGGAGTGGATGTGAGCGCTTTAGGTCCTCCACCTTCGGTTGTGTACCACGTCCCAGATATATCTAACGACGACATCTCTGGTTTGATGTGA
- a CDS encoding PIN domain-containing protein has protein sequence MIILFDTCSLLHFLASGEHGILTSWAKKKGAILAVCEQVEKELVRVMARPKFARRLADACWRELRGSLTVLSDSVLLSPAMNRAITDICRRNRLDGRPPAKILEDGNNLGEFLTASHALYAARQGELVVVVIDDRYGRQLVSVAKTYLPRPSAETGSIFASCVRDVVNAADTSWFSSGITPGEVLARMEEIEPVPRWF, from the coding sequence GTGATTATCCTCTTCGACACCTGCTCCCTTTTGCATTTCTTGGCCTCCGGGGAGCATGGCATCCTCACTTCTTGGGCCAAGAAAAAGGGTGCGATCCTAGCGGTTTGCGAGCAGGTCGAGAAAGAACTTGTGCGGGTGATGGCACGCCCGAAGTTCGCTCGGAGACTCGCGGATGCCTGTTGGCGGGAACTCCGAGGGAGTCTGACGGTTCTATCGGATTCAGTACTTTTGTCTCCGGCGATGAATCGGGCCATTACTGACATTTGTCGCCGCAATCGTCTCGACGGTAGACCTCCAGCTAAAATTCTTGAGGATGGAAACAACCTCGGAGAATTTCTCACCGCAAGCCACGCTCTTTACGCCGCGCGGCAGGGGGAGCTTGTGGTTGTTGTTATCGACGATAGATACGGCCGCCAACTTGTTTCCGTGGCGAAAACATATTTGCCACGCCCGAGTGCGGAAACCGGCTCAATTTTCGCTTCGTGTGTGAGGGACGTTGTCAATGCTGCGGATACTTCTTGGTTCAGCAGCGGTATAACCCCGGGCGAAGTACTAGCGCGAATGGAAGAGATTGAGCCTGTTCCCCGTTGGTTTTAG
- the pgm gene encoding phosphoglucomutase (alpha-D-glucose-1,6-bisphosphate-dependent): MNERAGTPARPEDLINVDELVAAYYDIEPDPTNPLQQVVFGTSGHRGSAFDGAFNEAHIAATTQAIVDYRNKQGYDGPIFVGRDTHGLSLPAEKTAVEVLVANGADVRVDARGSWTPTPAVSLAILEANGAPHALRLDGPGLADGIVITPSHNPPRDGGFKYNPPNGGPADTDATKWIAARANELIAAGWKNIARVPYEDAVAKVGTYDFRDAYVTALDTIIDFEAIRKAGVRIGADPMGGASAEYWQEIADRYGIDLTVVNPEVDPAWPFMTLDWDGKIRMDCSSPYAMAGLLQRMEPDASGRAPYDLATGNDADSDRHGIVTPDAGLMNPNHYLAVAIEYLFTHRPQWSERVNVGKTLVSSSLIDRVVAGIGRTLVEVPVGFKWFVSGLVSGEIGFGGEESAGASFLRKDGSVWTTDKDGLVLDLLAAEITAVTGKSPSQLHDEQVERYGSSAYARIDAPATKEEKAKLGKLSPADVTATELAGEPITAKLVEAPGNHAAIGGLKVTTENAWFAARPSGTEDVYKIYAESFRGPEHLAQVQEEARAVVAAALGN; encoded by the coding sequence ATGAACGAACGCGCAGGAACCCCAGCCCGCCCCGAAGATCTCATCAATGTTGATGAGCTGGTGGCGGCATATTACGATATCGAACCCGATCCGACCAACCCCCTCCAGCAGGTGGTTTTCGGAACTTCCGGCCATCGCGGCTCCGCTTTCGATGGCGCCTTTAATGAAGCCCATATCGCGGCAACCACGCAGGCGATCGTGGACTACCGTAACAAGCAAGGCTATGACGGCCCCATTTTCGTGGGCCGTGATACCCACGGACTGTCCCTCCCGGCGGAAAAAACCGCTGTCGAGGTGCTGGTAGCCAACGGCGCTGATGTGCGGGTGGATGCTCGCGGCTCGTGGACTCCCACCCCGGCGGTCTCGCTGGCCATCCTGGAGGCGAACGGCGCTCCGCACGCGCTGCGCCTGGACGGCCCCGGCCTGGCGGATGGCATTGTTATTACGCCGTCCCACAACCCGCCGCGCGATGGCGGTTTCAAGTACAACCCGCCCAATGGTGGCCCGGCGGATACCGATGCCACGAAGTGGATCGCGGCGCGGGCCAATGAGCTCATCGCCGCGGGGTGGAAAAACATCGCCCGCGTGCCCTATGAGGATGCGGTCGCGAAGGTCGGCACCTATGATTTCCGCGATGCGTATGTCACCGCGCTGGATACGATCATTGATTTCGAGGCGATCCGCAAGGCGGGCGTGCGCATCGGCGCGGACCCGATGGGCGGCGCCTCGGCCGAATACTGGCAGGAAATCGCGGACCGCTACGGTATTGACCTGACCGTGGTCAATCCCGAGGTGGACCCGGCCTGGCCTTTCATGACTCTGGATTGGGACGGCAAGATCCGCATGGATTGCTCCTCGCCCTACGCGATGGCGGGCCTGCTGCAGCGCATGGAACCGGATGCGAGCGGCCGCGCCCCTTACGACCTCGCCACCGGGAACGACGCCGATTCCGACCGGCACGGCATTGTCACCCCGGACGCCGGCCTCATGAACCCCAACCACTACCTCGCGGTGGCCATTGAATACCTCTTCACGCACCGCCCGCAGTGGTCCGAGCGGGTGAACGTCGGGAAAACCCTAGTGTCCTCCTCGCTTATCGACCGGGTGGTGGCCGGCATTGGCCGCACCCTCGTGGAGGTCCCGGTGGGCTTCAAGTGGTTCGTATCCGGCCTGGTGAGCGGTGAGATCGGCTTCGGCGGGGAAGAATCCGCCGGCGCTTCCTTCCTCCGCAAGGACGGTTCGGTGTGGACCACGGATAAGGACGGGCTTGTGCTTGATCTGCTCGCGGCGGAAATCACCGCGGTGACCGGCAAGTCCCCCTCCCAGCTCCACGATGAGCAGGTGGAACGCTACGGCTCCTCGGCTTACGCCCGGATCGACGCCCCTGCCACGAAGGAAGAAAAAGCCAAGCTCGGCAAGCTTTCCCCGGCGGACGTCACGGCCACCGAACTGGCCGGCGAGCCGATTACCGCGAAGCTGGTGGAGGCACCCGGGAACCACGCGGCGATTGGCGGCCTCAAGGTCACCACGGAAAACGCGTGGTTTGCGGCCCGGCCTTCCGGCACGGAGGATGTCTACAAGATTTACGCCGAATCCTTCCGCGGCCCGGAGCACCTCGCCCAGGTTCAGGAGGAGGCACGCGCCGTGGTTGCGGCCGCGCTGGGTAACTAA
- a CDS encoding glutathione S-transferase family protein, translated as MATGATFTRRGEGYSRDARYITTRVSRDSASFPVEPGRYRLIAARACPWANRTLIVRRLLGLENVISLGIPGPTHDERSWIFDRDEGGVDPVLGIHFLRDAYLARDPNFSLGITVPALVDLASGAVATNDFAQMTLDFSTEWRDFHREGAPDLYPAELRQPMDALMRYIYTEINNGVYRCGFAGSQESYNRPYLRLFTALRNISELLEDRRYLMGDHITEADVRLFTTLVRFDAVYHGHFKCNEKKLTEMPVLWAYARDLFQTPGFGDTVDFEHITSHYYRVHLDVNPNQIVPLGPDTSEWLSPHGREALGGSPFGGPATRGERSTAPGPVAPGEEVPLAARAGHWGNIHEELARTTEAAHSRAQGTEHSRTHGSNGDVIHPRNKSRDWSAIRGILNV; from the coding sequence ATGGCCACCGGAGCAACATTTACGCGCCGCGGCGAAGGCTACAGCCGCGACGCTCGCTATATCACCACGCGCGTGAGCCGCGACAGCGCCAGCTTCCCCGTGGAGCCGGGGCGTTACCGCCTCATCGCGGCGCGCGCCTGCCCGTGGGCGAATCGCACGCTGATTGTGCGCCGCTTGCTCGGGCTGGAAAATGTTATATCGCTGGGCATCCCCGGCCCTACCCACGATGAGCGGTCCTGGATTTTTGACCGTGATGAAGGCGGGGTGGATCCGGTGCTCGGGATCCATTTCTTGCGGGATGCCTACCTGGCCCGCGACCCGAATTTCTCCTTGGGAATTACGGTTCCAGCCCTGGTGGATCTTGCTAGCGGCGCCGTCGCCACAAATGATTTTGCGCAGATGACGCTCGATTTTTCTACCGAGTGGCGCGATTTTCACCGCGAAGGCGCCCCTGATCTTTATCCCGCGGAACTGCGCCAGCCCATGGACGCGCTCATGCGCTATATCTACACCGAGATTAATAACGGCGTCTACCGCTGCGGTTTCGCCGGTAGCCAGGAGTCCTATAACCGCCCCTACCTGCGCCTTTTCACCGCGCTGCGCAATATTTCCGAGCTGCTGGAGGACCGCCGTTACCTCATGGGTGACCACATCACCGAAGCGGATGTGCGCCTCTTTACCACGCTGGTGCGTTTCGATGCCGTCTACCACGGGCATTTTAAATGCAATGAAAAGAAACTGACCGAGATGCCGGTGCTGTGGGCCTACGCGCGTGATCTTTTCCAGACCCCCGGGTTCGGGGACACCGTGGATTTTGAGCACATCACTTCGCATTATTACCGGGTTCATCTGGACGTAAACCCCAACCAGATCGTGCCGCTGGGCCCGGATACCTCCGAATGGCTCAGCCCGCACGGCCGCGAGGCCCTGGGAGGCTCGCCTTTCGGCGGGCCGGCCACCCGCGGGGAACGCTCCACCGCACCCGGGCCGGTCGCTCCCGGCGAGGAAGTTCCACTGGCCGCGCGCGCCGGGCACTGGGGGAATATCCACGAAGAACTCGCGCGCACCACAGAAGCCGCGCACAGCCGTGCGCAGGGCACCGAACACAGCCGCACGCACGGCAGCAACGGCGATGTTATCCACCCGCGGAACAAGTCCCGCGATTGGAGCGCAATTCGTGGGATACTCAATGTATGA
- a CDS encoding ATP-binding cassette domain-containing protein, producing the protein MAVDMIGLDFAYKAQQEQRIIFSGATVSFSPGCFYALMGPSGSGKTTLFRILARELEPDAGKIVIAGKDLASIPPRELRASVMCRIFQDYLLIPFLSPLDNLLLAAEITAGRSDKEDKKRALELLDRVGLIEHAYRNVDLLSGGEQQRVAIARALMGSARILLADEPTGALDRDNTEHIALLLADLAHEEGLIVIAGTHDSQFAAHADAIVRISEHQLILES; encoded by the coding sequence ATGGCGGTAGACATGATCGGGCTTGATTTCGCATATAAAGCCCAGCAAGAACAACGCATTATTTTTTCGGGTGCCACGGTGAGCTTTTCGCCGGGGTGTTTTTATGCGCTCATGGGCCCTTCCGGTTCCGGCAAAACAACGCTCTTCCGCATTCTTGCCCGCGAGTTAGAACCAGACGCGGGAAAAATAGTCATTGCAGGCAAAGACCTTGCCAGCATCCCACCGCGTGAATTGCGGGCATCAGTCATGTGCCGGATTTTCCAGGACTATCTTCTCATTCCGTTTTTATCGCCCCTCGACAACCTTCTTCTAGCGGCTGAGATCACCGCGGGTCGCTCAGATAAAGAAGATAAAAAACGTGCCCTTGAGCTTTTAGACCGCGTGGGGCTAATAGAGCATGCGTACAGGAACGTTGATTTACTCTCCGGTGGTGAACAGCAACGAGTCGCTATCGCACGAGCATTAATGGGCTCGGCGCGAATCCTTCTTGCTGATGAACCCACCGGGGCGCTTGACCGTGACAACACTGAACATATAGCTCTTTTACTCGCTGACCTTGCGCACGAAGAGGGCCTTATTGTTATTGCGGGTACTCACGATAGCCAGTTCGCTGCTCACGCCGATGCCATTGTTCGCATCAGTGAGCATCAGCTGATTCTGGAGTCATGA
- a CDS encoding ABC transporter permease family protein — translation MTMGKQRILLILKMAGQRSFATLRTALLALIAVALAATVAACASAHGRAVERGATASFGSYVQQVTGNAAVQSYMEKLGSSGRAVALSRTRANLLSAQTQSATVADVTMTSGPANIGVLRQGSYPVRPGDISISVEAARQLHLSVGDVLELVDTQTAEGENTGTAAEFRVSGVTENPASIRELSAVALTDNSDVLGQADVWLTNESLAPIEVELTRGGGQATTAAVTSARMGAYTLSNQTIPPQLAWFMGLVMLSVVIVALYGSGRSRRREIYRILLSLGDTRWKASATTCASATVTALAGGILGWGSAAAVHVSFAGALGEYVEQRWEEPEWGAINSTAVAVLLLMLIGGVLAAGTTVFFEARRHRRKLHGEIFSRRLLLGIGIIGTVLTVAFVAARQLYIFPYGHYAAMIAGAFSIPSLAYAFQPGSRRYPVTARLAQRMQKMALLGMAVVFVLSYYGSLYASSVAVLSNWTSRQVSGETSYLSITGANKNAVDNLMQRYPEISERTAIFGDVATHDRMYRIVDSAGVPCIKSASDLGDCPTVALDLVMVASGGLLDRGYVNHAPASFVSESGATTLLGIAFSDGQVTGTFTADGLIADDRLENNVLSGLILAPDSPLLTQLGVGEPYSYTVIIFGFGSLSDEVRDGIRSTVLLEAPFAFLVDPDEPGIRQLKAQAVVRQLLALLVAPIVLLATVTAVVSEQTTERRLIELGGGGNRARWRLVAPLVTSYVLSLGSGAVLGRLAAMDRLPFTYSPVTHDYGWLWALTLAGLLAVLPALRLGMRAFAENANRR, via the coding sequence ATGACCATGGGTAAACAGCGCATCCTCCTCATCCTAAAAATGGCGGGGCAACGTTCTTTCGCTACCTTGCGAACCGCACTCCTGGCACTTATTGCCGTAGCGCTAGCGGCCACGGTGGCTGCCTGCGCATCCGCACATGGGCGTGCGGTCGAACGCGGCGCTACGGCTTCGTTTGGCTCGTATGTCCAGCAAGTGACGGGAAATGCCGCAGTGCAAAGCTATATGGAAAAGCTCGGGAGCAGCGGGCGCGCGGTGGCCCTTTCCCGAACCCGGGCGAATCTTCTCTCTGCACAAACCCAAAGCGCCACGGTTGCTGATGTGACTATGACCAGCGGTCCCGCGAACATCGGGGTATTACGCCAGGGAAGTTATCCGGTGCGGCCGGGGGACATCTCCATCAGCGTGGAAGCTGCACGGCAACTGCATCTGAGTGTGGGTGACGTTCTTGAACTCGTCGATACTCAGACCGCAGAAGGGGAGAATACCGGAACCGCTGCAGAATTCCGGGTGAGCGGCGTGACGGAAAACCCCGCTTCCATTCGGGAGCTAAGCGCCGTCGCATTGACGGATAACTCTGATGTACTTGGTCAAGCCGATGTGTGGCTTACCAATGAATCATTGGCGCCGATTGAAGTTGAGCTTACCCGCGGTGGCGGGCAGGCGACGACGGCCGCGGTAACGTCGGCACGAATGGGCGCATACACACTCAGCAATCAGACTATCCCGCCACAGCTGGCATGGTTTATGGGCTTGGTGATGCTCAGCGTGGTGATTGTGGCTCTCTACGGATCGGGCCGGTCGCGAAGGCGTGAGATCTACCGGATCCTCCTTTCTCTGGGTGATACCCGGTGGAAGGCTTCCGCAACAACGTGTGCATCCGCCACCGTGACCGCCTTAGCCGGAGGAATTCTCGGGTGGGGTAGTGCTGCCGCTGTACACGTAAGTTTCGCAGGGGCCCTCGGAGAGTATGTCGAACAGCGCTGGGAAGAACCGGAATGGGGAGCCATTAACTCAACAGCGGTAGCGGTGCTTCTTCTCATGCTTATCGGTGGTGTGCTCGCCGCTGGCACGACGGTTTTCTTCGAGGCGCGCCGGCACCGCAGAAAACTGCACGGTGAGATATTTTCGCGGCGGCTATTATTGGGGATTGGGATTATCGGCACGGTGCTCACCGTAGCTTTCGTCGCAGCACGGCAACTGTATATCTTCCCTTACGGGCACTACGCGGCGATGATTGCGGGTGCTTTCAGCATTCCGAGTCTCGCCTACGCATTTCAGCCTGGAAGCCGGCGTTACCCTGTCACCGCGCGCTTGGCACAGCGAATGCAGAAAATGGCGTTATTGGGTATGGCTGTGGTTTTTGTCCTTTCTTATTACGGTTCCCTCTACGCGAGTAGTGTGGCGGTGCTGAGTAACTGGACTAGCCGTCAAGTGAGCGGCGAAACGAGTTATCTCTCCATCACGGGTGCTAATAAGAACGCGGTCGATAACCTGATGCAACGCTACCCAGAAATCTCGGAGCGGACCGCTATTTTCGGTGACGTAGCAACACACGACCGGATGTATAGAATCGTGGATTCGGCGGGAGTTCCGTGCATTAAAAGCGCATCTGATCTTGGTGATTGCCCTACCGTGGCGCTGGATCTGGTCATGGTCGCTTCCGGTGGGCTTCTTGACCGTGGGTACGTTAACCACGCTCCGGCTTCTTTCGTTTCCGAAAGTGGGGCGACGACGCTACTCGGAATCGCGTTCTCTGACGGGCAGGTAACCGGGACTTTTACGGCTGATGGGCTCATCGCGGATGATCGGCTGGAAAATAACGTGCTCAGCGGTTTGATTCTCGCACCTGATTCTCCGCTACTCACGCAGTTAGGTGTGGGGGAACCATATTCGTACACGGTTATTATTTTTGGCTTCGGAAGCCTTTCTGATGAAGTCCGTGACGGTATCCGCTCCACAGTTTTATTGGAAGCGCCTTTTGCTTTCCTCGTTGATCCAGATGAACCAGGAATACGGCAATTGAAGGCACAAGCGGTAGTACGCCAGCTGCTGGCCCTGTTGGTAGCACCCATCGTTCTGCTAGCAACGGTGACGGCCGTGGTCTCTGAACAAACGACGGAGCGTCGGCTCATTGAGCTGGGCGGCGGAGGGAATCGCGCTCGTTGGCGTTTGGTGGCCCCGTTGGTCACCAGCTACGTGCTCAGTCTTGGCTCTGGGGCCGTTCTTGGCCGGTTGGCCGCAATGGACCGCCTGCCCTTCACCTATTCTCCGGTGACGCATGACTATGGATGGTTGTGGGCGCTCACGCTCGCGGGGTTGCTTGCCGTACTTCCGGCGCTGCGATTGGGCATGCGAGCTTTCGCAGAAAATGCGAACCGCCGGTGA
- a CDS encoding fluoride efflux transporter FluC has translation MTLLFLGLAGGLGALCRGILDSFLTARFKPTWPAGIFTVNVIGCFLFGLVTGGGALSAWIGPYSLYVTTGFLGGFTTFSTAMTDALGLFEKRRYWACISLLLGNFLLGIAAFFAGLALG, from the coding sequence GTGACTCTCCTATTTCTTGGTCTAGCGGGCGGGTTGGGTGCCCTGTGCCGCGGGATTCTCGATTCTTTCCTCACCGCACGTTTCAAGCCGACGTGGCCGGCCGGGATTTTCACGGTGAATGTGATCGGTTGTTTCCTCTTCGGGCTGGTGACCGGCGGCGGGGCACTTTCCGCCTGGATCGGTCCGTACAGTCTCTACGTCACCACCGGTTTTTTGGGTGGTTTCACTACTTTTTCGACGGCGATGACCGACGCCCTCGGCCTCTTCGAAAAGCGCCGCTACTGGGCCTGCATCAGCCTCCTGCTCGGGAATTTCCTCCTCGGCATCGCGGCGTTCTTCGCCGGCCTGGCGCTCGGGTAG
- a CDS encoding fluoride efflux transporter FluC — MSTSSARPLYRDATGLLLVFLGGGAGTVARALVPSVAAPIIVNLAGAFLLGLITGFFTTGVHRYGARLRLLLGTGFCGGFTTYSSFVALSAHLATGEVLSGAPGELARLAGLTAGGTLFGGFLLAFTGMACGRALGRHFLAARQRAGGDAA; from the coding sequence ATCTCAACGTCTTCCGCGCGCCCGCTCTATCGCGACGCGACCGGGCTGCTCCTCGTTTTCCTCGGCGGCGGAGCCGGCACGGTAGCCCGCGCGCTCGTCCCGAGCGTGGCGGCGCCGATTATCGTCAACCTTGCGGGAGCTTTCCTCCTCGGCCTCATCACTGGCTTCTTCACCACGGGCGTGCATCGATACGGGGCCCGGCTGCGCCTACTGCTCGGCACCGGTTTCTGCGGTGGTTTCACCACCTATTCGAGCTTCGTGGCGCTCAGCGCCCACCTGGCCACCGGCGAAGTCCTCAGCGGGGCACCTGGCGAGCTGGCGCGGCTGGCCGGCCTGACTGCGGGAGGCACTCTTTTCGGCGGTTTCCTACTGGCTTTCACCGGGATGGCCTGCGGGCGAGCGCTGGGCCGGCACTTCCTCGCGGCGCGCCAGCGCGCGGGTGGTGATGCAGCGTGA